DNA sequence from the Syngnathus acus chromosome 5, fSynAcu1.2, whole genome shotgun sequence genome:
AGAGAGTAAAGCATGCAATGTTTGGGACGCAATgatgtttttcaaatattacaacgacaaaccttatGCTTGTCTTTCAGTAGAAAATGAGAGGAAGATTGCTGTGGTACAGCCTGAGAAACAGTAAGTTTAATAAATTTGGATGCGAGTCGAATGCggaatttttttccaactgaATCAGCTTTCTTGTTTGACTCATTTTGCATCACTTTGCAGCAGAGCGCCGCCAAAGTTGTCCTCGCCCGACACTGTTAAGCAGCAGATGGCAAACCAGCCAGAGGCTGGTTAGTGAAATCGGACATTGACATAGCTCAAAATGTGCTGCCTGCActcatcattttcatgttgtgttttttaaatcacattgtAGGACAAGGAAATGGCAAATACTGCTGCCCCAAGATCTACTTTAACCATCGCTGCTTCTCCGGGCCGTACCTTAACAAGGGACGCATAGCTGAGCTGCCCCAGTTCATCGGCCCTGGAAATTGTGTCCTTGTCATCAAAGAGGTGATTtccgttgttttttttttccatcattcaGTTGTTTTGAGATCGTTTTATGTTtatctaaaataaaaagaagattCATAATCTGTATTCAAAATATCTCATGTTGAATCCGTTAAATTTGAAACTTTGTGTAGGTTTTGACTCTTCTAATCAACTCTGCGTACAAGCCGAGCCGCGTGCTGAGGGAGTTGCAGCTGGATCAGGAGAGTCGCTGGCAAGGCAACGGGGAGACTCTCAAAGCCAAGTGCGAGGAAACACCATTTCATTATCAGCTGCTCTCGCTCCTTTCGAACAACTAGTGGGAATAGCATGAGTGTTCTGAGCTGGGCTGGAGCAACTCACATGCTAGGTTCCAAATGTACTCAAAGAACAAGTGGAAGTAAACACGCGCTTCTTTTCGTGTTTCAGATATAAGGGAAAGAGCTACAGAGCCACCGTGGAAATTGTCCGCACAGCAGATCGTGTGGCAGACTTCTGCAGGAAGACCTGCATCAAGTTAGAGTGCTGCCCCAACCTCTTTGGACCTCGCATGGTTCTGGAGCACTGCTCAGAGAATTGCTCTGTCCTCACCAAGACCAAATACAGTAAGTGGAGTTGATCAGTCATTCTATAATAATGCTTGATTGTGTTCAACCTTCAAGATTCCACTGTCACTATTTTTGCACAAGAGCTAATCTTCTGATTACATTCATGTCATCTGCGTTTGTTTTGCACATTCATTGAAATTCACAGCGGCGCCCAAatttaaatgatgatgattaaaaGTCAAGCCAGCTTgcagaaatgttttgttgttttgccagCGGCGTATTACTAcgggaggaagaagagcaaaCGGGTGGGCCGCCCGCCAGGAGGACACACAAACCTCGAGGCTGGAGtgaaaagaagaggaaggcggaggaagagaaggaagCAGCTCTTTGTCCATAAAAAAAGACGCTCGTCAACGTCTGTCGATAACACACCCGCTGGCTCTCCGCAGGTAACCCGCACACTGGAACTGGCCTACtactccaaaaataaaataaaagtcaacatTGAGCTTCATGTCTGCGGCCGACAGGGCAGCGGTGACGAAGAAGATCTTGATGAAGACGACTCCCTCAGCGAAGACTCCGGCTCAGAACCGCAAGACGATTTTCAAGATGATTCCGAACAATCGGCAGAAAAGTCTCAGCCTCCTACGCCGTCTCCGTCCCCACCCGCAACACCCAGGCccacgcggcggcggcgaaaACCCCGCTCACCCTCTTTTTCCGACGATGAGAACCACCCTCCGTCACCAAAGGTAGTCTCtaaatttttacatttggatTGGACACCGCGACCACGTGTCTTGGCTTGATCTTATTTTGCAGACGTCAAAGACAGAAGCGCCGCAAAAGTTGTGTTTGGACACCAGCCCCCTGGAGTGGAGTGTGACCGATGTGGTTCGTTTCATCCGGACGACTGACTGCGCACCTCTCGCTCGCATTTTCATGGATCAAGTAAGAGATACAGACAGAGACATGCAGGTTCTCCTCAGGGTAACTCCAATGTGTTTTACTAACGTGTGCTCGTAGGAGATCGACGGACAAGCTCTTCTGCTGCTCAACCTGCCAACGGTGCAGGAGTGTATGGACCTGAAGCTGGGACCGGCCATCAAGTTGTGCCACCACATTGAGCGAGTCAAACTGGCGTTTTATCAACAGTTTGCCACGTAGCTGAAGAACGATATACAAAGCAGGGACTATTTATTCATACAAAACAGTCATGTCCCATGTTGACTGTGCTTACACTGGATATCTTCTTGACACCCACACATGACCATGTGGTGTTGAACATCAGAAGAGCAGCTGTAAAGAGCAGCATCAACGGTGAGATTTCTgggtgtttaaaaacaaaacaaaaaaaagtacaaaaaaagagctgcaaatagtaaaaaaaaaaaaaataatacacacTGCAAGGTCTCTTCAGGTAAAGACTGAATgagtttaaatgtgttttgaggACAAGGTGATTTTTGAGGCTGTGaaactttttcattttaggtTTCAGAAAAGGCTTTTTAATTTATGTGTCTTCTAAGTGCTCCAAATTCCCCATccctctttttaaaaattgtgttgtcatgcaaatatttcTTCACATATgcttgtaaatatttgatattGATATTGTAATCTAATCTCGTATGCGCTCATTCGCCAGTCCTGTTCAAGTGTAAAGAGAGTTTTTAAGCgcttaaaaagacaaatctgCTTACACAAGAAAATTCCAAGTCGCACCGCAAAAGTGTGGCCCTTTGACacttaaattgcattttgtcacagtgatgaaacaaaatgtaacataATGAGCCTTCAagccaacaacaaaacagtttgCATAAGGATTTGATTTCAGTGAGGAAAAAAGTAATTGTTGTATTATGAATAATGGAACTAATGCAGGCACAAGTGAAAGTATGCACAGTATAGCAATACTGATGTGACTGCATGGTTGTATATAGTGTACACAAATATCGTTAGTGCAACAGGGTAATTCAACGAAAAATAATTGAGATAAATACTCCTACCGAATAAGCAATGTGAAAATGCTCTTAATGTTCACTATATTTGCACAGAATAGTTCAAACTTTCAATTAAACCTAGTTTATTTGGAGCAGTATTTATGGTGATCATTTGAGCCAGTTTACataatttctttttgaatCAACCCAATGCGAGCagaaaataaaccaacaaatatAAAGCCACGGggtgctttgtggaaaaaaaagaaatccttcATTTAACTTGTCCTTGTAGCGTTATTAACTGTAATgaaattgtttgtgtttttgaaacTAAAAAAGGTTTCTGTAGTTTCATTCGTTAATTGTTACAATCAGTACcatgaaatgtttgctttattAATTTCCTGTTTTGAGCATAATTATTTAAAGAAAACTGCAATAAAAACCTCCCCTGTCTCCTGCCCAATGACGGCagaagatgaatggatggatggatgaatggatgcaaTAAAAACCGCCCAGCTCATTTCATACCGCTTTACCGCACTTCATTTCCCAGAGTACATTTCGCGTTCGCGTGTGTCACGTGACTCCTCCCTCTGTCAACTTGAGTGGGCACTGCAAGCTGTCTAGGGAAGCCGCGGGATGCAAGCGAGTCATGACCTGCAATTTTTCATCTCGGTCACCTTTTTAAACGACACGGGACGAGCGCCTTTATCGGCGGAGTGCGTGCACAAATACTTTCGACGTCTTCAGCAAAGAACGGGGTTTGTCGTTTCAGCATAGCACCATTTATTAGTTAGCCTGGAAGCTAAGCTAGTAAAGTAGCATCACTTGGTTCgtctgcgttttttttttttaaattgcttaATTCTACGTATACACTGCTCTTTTGATGAATGGGCTTCTTATCAAATCATTCCACGTGGTGGACTTATTGACTCGAAACAGCAGATGTTAGTCATACATTGAACCTTTTTAAGTTCCTATTAATGCCACGGATCGACGTCCCTTTAGGTTTACTTCATGCATGTTTGAAACATAAGGATGAGAGGTCCCCATCCCTCCCACAAAGCTGTGCTTCTTCCTCCCTGACCAACATCTGCCGCAGCCGGAGGACAGAGCTGTCCACGGCCTGTGAGCAAGGAGAAACCGTCCGAGGTGCCCCCCACTCCCCCCAACGTGTCCGGTCCTTATTTTTCGAACCATGGCTGATAGTGGGCTGCACACACAGTCTAAGCAAGGGGACGTTGTGTCCCTCAGCAACACGTCCTCGGGCCCGACCTCTGCTACTGAGACCAGAGGTTGTGAGAATGGCGCCCTAATGGACTCGTTTGGAATCTTCCTTCAAGGTCTCCTCGCTGTGATGGCTTTCAGCATTCTTATGTGTGAGTATGGCTGCACACACCTTGACTTCAAACTGTCCAGAAGCATCACTCACGTGTGTCACTGCGGTCCACCTGAGATGTTCCATGATAGCCTTTTAACCCCAAATTGCCCTCTACAATATATCGGAGCTTTCAAAGTGAGACTGTTGAACAGTGCTGTGGTTCCATTGGGTCAGTGTCTGGCACGGCACTGACAGCTGTGTGACTTAATGTGTGTGCCGTCACAGTGCAGCCTCTTATAAAGACGGCACAGAGGAATGTTTTGGTGGGAATTTTTGGCAGTGTGAGCAGACGGTttcgtgtgtttttgtgtgtgtgtgtgagtgtgcacttAGATCCACTCATCATGACCAGGGAGTGTGCTGGGTGTGTTCAGTCTGAAGTCACACTTCTTGCATAATGTCACAGCTTGCAGTATAACCTCCTAAACTCAAAAACACTTGAGAGctgtttcttatttatttatttttttcaacaaaacagGGCATAATTGTGAAGAGCAgatacacacactcacatttgCACCATTGTGGGAGTGAGCACGGCcacttgtttttcccccttcatATTAAGCCCAGATGAGAAGCACGGTCTATAAGGTGGAAGCATAATTTGACTCTCGCCCAAAGTCAGTCATACTCGTGGCCCTAATGAGGATTGTATGAACGGATGgatgtttgattgattgcaTCATCGCACTAGCGACATCCTGTCTCATTTGTGCGCAGTGAAACGCTTCCGGGAGCCCAAACATGAAAGGAGACCCTGGAGAATCTGGTGAGTTGTTGACTAGAACGACGCCTCAGCCATTTTTGAATCAGGCCACAGTGTGTTATTATGATTCCCACTCAAGTTCTCAGCAGAACATTCCCCGATACAGTGCGCCCACACCAAGACGTGTAATATTTGTTCCTTGCAGGTTCCTGGATACTTCCAAACAGGCCATTGGGATGCTCTTCATCCACTTTGCTAATGTCTACCTTTCAGACCTTACTGAGGAGGATCCCTGCTCGCTGTGAGACACCcccccttttttgttttttttaataataaattgtaTCGTAGGACATTATGTACATTAAGTGGACCTCAAACATCCCAGCTTGAAGGTACAGTGGAACTCTTTCTAATCTCCTAGATACCTCATTAACTTCCTATTGGATGCCTCACTGGGCATGTTGTTCATCTACGCCGGCGTAAGAGCCATCAGTGCAGTTGTCGAGTGGAGGCAGTGGGAGTCTCTCCGCTTTGGAGAATACGGTGAGGTTTGTGTATGCGTGTataggtgtgtgtgtcagcCATCGCAATCTTTTAATGCCACTAATGTCCAAAGGAGGGCAGCAATGAGCACAACAATGCTTGTCGGTTCTTCAATGTTGACCATGATAGATGTCTGAAATACTCATTTGCAATTTGTCCAACCAACAAACTTGAAATTTGAGCTGACTTCTCCGAAATATTCTCTGGGTCATGAATGGATGTGTCACGAATGCCAACGACAAGATTGATAGCAAATCTGCATTTTCTGTCTGTGCCGTTCACCTATGTGAGGAGAAAGTGCTTTTGCATGTTTGTCTTAAtgccaaattattatttttttggttccGTTTGGTGTTTAGGAGAGCCTATCCAGTGCACAGCGTGGTTGGGGCAGTGTATTCTCTACATCCTCATCATGATGTTTGAGAAAGTCCTTATCATGCTCGTCCTTCTCATTCCCCAATGGAAGAAGGTCAGTATTTGCTGTACTAAGTCAGTcgtcatacacacacgcacgtacacacacacacacacgtctccCATTTTTGGTGCCCCTGGACTGAGGTTATGTTGTCATGCCTCTGTAGGTGTATTTGCAGAATTATGCAACCACTGACCTGGTTTTCTTGAAAAGGGAAGAGGGGTAGCACAGGTCCAAATAAGAATCCATTTCATTTTGGGACCACCAGACCTTTACATTTCTCTTTACCTGTTCTTGAGATGTGTCTTTTTCCGGAGCTGGGCGGCAATCTATCTCACACAAAAGCACCTCAGTCATGTTCTCGTCCCACTTGCGTAGTTGACTGTTTCTTGGGTCACGTAGCATCGTTTTGCTAATGCTTACTGTGTGTTTGCTATACAAGTGTAAGCGCAAAATGTGCGTTGCAGCTGGCGCTCCTCAACCCCATCGAGAATCCAGACTTGGAGCTGGCCATCGTCATGCTCATCGTTCCGTTCTTCGTTAATGTAAGTGCGGCTCCTTCCTAAATGTTGTGTCTTTGCATGCTTATTATCAGCTCCCCCACTCGTCATCCGTTTGTTGAagtacatttttgtgtttcaggCCCTCATGTTTTGGGTGGTGGACAATTTTCTCATGAAGAAGCATAGGACCAAAGCAAAGGTGGAAGAGAGGGAGGAGGACTCGCGGGGGAATGGCAAAGTGCGCTACAGACGAGCTCTGTCCCACGATGACTCGGAGTCCGAGGTTAGTGTCCCTCCGGTACGATCGGGGCGCTTCTCTCTGCAGCACGCACTGACTGGATGCTTCAACAAGATTTGTTTTCACAACTTCTGCTTTgacataaatacaaatatgcaCTCAGCTGTGGGGAGAGGGAGTTTTAAGCAGCAATCACCAGCAGTCAAAATGAGACCTTTCACTCCTGAGGAATATAACAAACACGTCTCTGACAAGCCTTGAGCTGTGTGTTTGGTGAGCAAAACCACATGAATGCTCAAAGAAGTGCGCACAAAGGCCCGCTCGCAGTGCGACTCACTCACTGCCTGTTTGCAGCGGTGGGGGAGGGGCCAACCTCCATAATATGCACTGTGGAGCACAAGGGAAGCACAGGGCCAGTGGCGCAATGGATAACGCGTCTGACTACGGATCAGAAGATTCTAGGTTCGACTCCTGGCTGGCTCGACTTTTTCATTGCTTTCTTTAAACCTTCCGTTTTACAAATACCAAAGTCACGAATACCCAAAATAGTACTTGGCTGAATTTACACTACGGATCCAATGGTGCAATTCTATCTTTCTATCCAATAGTGATGTGCTGTCCATTCACAGAAGCCCGCCAACAAGTCCCAAATATTCCACCCTTAATTCCCCtttcattctctctctctttttttaagatcCTTTTCTCAGCAGACGACGAAATGGACGAGTCAGATGAGGACGACGTTCGACGCCTCACGGGTCTGAAGACAgttaagaagaagaagctgcgCATGGGGATTCCTGTttgaccgagcgcctttatgAAAGCGCGGCCGGCTACGTAGCTTCCCCCACACTTCCGCCACAGACTCATCAGCAACCTCGTCAAAGACCCTCTCAAACATAGGAAGCCCCTTTAAAGGCAGTAGCCTAAATGACTCCTGCAGGTTAAACACGCTTGGATGGACATACCTGAGTGAGTTTGGCGCGAGTATAATAGGAAACACAATGGTTGCGCTTACTGCAGTGCAACCACCATGCAAATGCTTTCTAACTTGTTGCGTAATCTTGAAACATATTCCTTTTGTGTTCTCATGTTGACGTACCGCCATGGACGTGCACATGCTCTGCGCATACGGTAGAGGTATGTAGCAgaattaagtaaaaaaaaaaaattttaaaaaatcagaaAGTCGAGTCACTGCAGAAGTCCTTAAATATCTACCCTACTGGTCAAGTGTGTCTTAATTCCCTGAcgaattgttttgtgtttgaatgtcctgtattatttttttatacaggtTTTATTTGTGGGCCAAAAGATCAACTATGCTTTGCTCCAGAAGTGTTCTTTACCCCTCTTGCACAATCGATCATAttgtttctcttttctttgctgtttttttggcACAGCATGTGCCTGAGTGACATTACCAGCAGATGTTTTGTtaatttagtgtttttttttttaaattagagcTTCAAATGTTTAGGCATGACGGGGCTAATCAGGAGTGCTCTGATTTGAAGAATGTGACATGCATAGACCTCAATACTGTTAAGTGACTGTGGACCAAACAGTTGGGAGAAAGGGTGCCTGTAGCAAATATTTGCccgtgtgtgtgcaagtgtttGCCGTAGATGTGAGTGGTGCAGCCCTTTAACGTAAACGGAGCGAGAGGTTTACTGTGATTGCGATGATGCAGCAGCACCGCTGTGGAGGGTTTCATGGTAGCacgaaaaaaaagagcttttatttaaaaggaGGCAAATCTTTGATGCATTTATCTCAACAAGGTGATGCTTTCTGTTTCACAAGAAGGGACAGAACGGTAGTGATATATCATTAGAAAAGATTTTTCAATAAAGAATGTGATGAACTGTGGTGTGGTTGTGCtgattttagtttttcctcATGGTACCCGAGTATTGGATTAGCACCCTACAATGTTAATACTGTACATTTTAGattagatttgtttttattaatttatttattggtaGAATTAGACATGTTTGAGTTCTGATCTCATTTCAATAGACTCCAAAATATATGTAGTGGGAAATCTGGCCCAGTCTGGCAAAATAAAGCACTTTATTTCAACCATATTGAGAGTCTTAAGAGATGGTGAGGGAAGAGCAGCTTTAGTTTGCTCTGtaagataaaataatataattgcatgaagggatgcgccgttatgcaaaaaCGGGAAGattttgcttctctttgggtaatctttattttataacacttatagtggtttttaaataacgtgtatgcatatatacgcctaaatattgcaatccaatatatctactgcaatttcacattagattgctggtttgaaatttacttttattattttattttaataaacatttatgttcaaacttgtctggtgttttattccttgttttcattcgccaattaaaacataataatcagacatttggttaactgctttatatgacaatatgtatgtgttttacgttatgagttggtgtcccccaaaataacaaatgtcagcataacagatttttttttcaaccttttattcaaacacaaacatattcggtataataacaccatcaactacaatccaacaaatacaaaattaaaacaatgtcggcataacgtgtgtcggctggcatagcggcaacgctgtctgtcactcactcgtgaatcttcgtgaacgaacctgaaaatggcggtgtacctaatagagtgtccgaatgacgtcacagatcaaacagccaatcagaaagtgggggtgagggcgggtgtggcacttttcactttcatttaagctttgaccatgatatttccctaataaagtggcctgttattaggtacgctggaaaatggcggtgtacctaatggagtgtccgtgtgattccctcgttaagtgcacctgcgtgaaaacttttagctcctgcggaacgtgaaaggagctaaaacttttcacgcaggtgcgcttaacgagggtcacttggaaaacatgttggaacgcggccccgaggactagagcttgacacctgtgacctttgaccatgatatttccctaataaagtggcctgttattaggtacacttgaaaatggcggtgtacctaatggagtgtccgtgtgattccctcgttaaatgcacctgcgtgaaaacttttagctcctgtggaacgtgaaagaagctaaaagttttcacgcaggtgcgcttaacgagggtcacttggaaaacatgttggaacgcggccccgaggactacagcttgacacctgtgacctttgaccatgatatttccctaataaagtggcctgttattaggtacacttgaaaatggcggtgtacctaatggagtgtccgtgtgattccctcgttaagtgcacctgcgtgaaaacttttagctcctgcggaacgtgaaaggagctaaaacttttcacgcaggtgcgcttaacgagggtcacttggaaaacatgttggaacgcggcccagaggactagagcttgacacctgtgacctttgaccatgatatttccctaataaagtggcctgttattaggtacacttgaaaatggcggtgtacctaatggagtgtccgtgtgattccctcgttaagtgcacctgcgtgaaaacttttagctcctgcggaacgtgaaaggagctaaaacttttcacgcaggtgcgcttaacgagggtcacttggaaaacatgttggaacgcggccccgaggactagagcttgacacctgtgacctttgaccatgatatttccctaataaagtggcctgttattaggtacacttgaaaatggcggtgtacctaatggagtgtccgtgtgattccctcgttaagtgcacctgcgtgaaaacttttagctcctgcggaacgtgaaaggagctaaaacttttcacgcaggtgcgcttaacgagggtcacttggaaaacatgttggaacgcggccccgaggactagagcttgacacctgtgacctttgaccatgatatttccctaataaagtggcctgttattaggtacacttgaaaatggcggtgtacctaatggagtgtccgtgtgattccctcgttaagtgcacctgcgtgaaaagttctAGCTCCcgtggaacgtgaaaggagctaaaagttttcacgcaggtgcgtttaacgagggtcacttggaaaacatgttggaacgcggccccgaggaccagagcttgccacctgtgacctttgaccatgatatttccctaataaagtggcctgttattaggtacacttgaaaatggcggtgtacctaatggagtgtccgtgtgattccctcgttaagtgcacctgcgtgaaaacttttagctcctgcggaacgtgaaaggagctaaaacttttcacgcaggtgcgcttaacgagggtcacttggaaaacatgttggaacgcggccccgaggactggagttttatacctgtgacctttgaccatgatatttccctaataaagtggcctgttattaggtacacttgaaaatggcggtgtacctaatggagtgtccgtgtgattccctcgttaagtgcacctgcgtgaaaagttttagctcctgcggaacgtgaaaggagctaaaacttttcacgcaggtgcgcttaacgagggtcacttggaaaacatattggaacgcggccccgaggactagagcttgacacctgtgacctttgaccatgatatttccctaataaagtggcctgttattaggtacacttgacctaatggagtgtccaagtgaccaAGTGaccatgttttccaagtgaccattttcacgttctgcgcaggtgcgcttaacaaGGGAaccttggaaaacatgttggaatgcggccccgaggactggagtttgacacctgtgaccatgatatttccctaataaagtatAATGTATTTACTCATACATACTTGCATTTGCGTGCGTACGCATATAAAGCGaggttccaattctaaaagcacAACTCAGTTTGTGCTCACATCTGGGTTTGAACCATGTTAttaccgagcaagagcccgtgtcactaaccagtcggctattttgGCCTGCTTACACTCggccgtctgcactcttttgtactagtgatgtgcattccagttctcaaGTGAATTGAagctttagaatcggttcactcaaaagatttgttcaaaagaatcgttcaccgaatcgttcgctacactgattctaaagattcagttcacttaaaagaactggaatacACGGGTTATTCGAACCCACTTTTGTCTCCCAGGCGAGATTCCTCTCGCGAGATACTCGTTTATCGCGACGGTTCGGGCGCGCCCATTATCCGCGGCGGGCCACCTTAACACTATTACAATTAATAAATGGATGATATAAACAATACCTATAACACACAGTGATTCCAATTGACCTTATTTTACttgtatatattttgaaattttaccCAAAAATctagcttgtttttgtttctaatCAGGCACGCCGTGGGCGACTACTTCGTACCTGCGACAGCAGATGGTGTTGCGTTGGCAGTTCTCATACAACTGTTTTTACTacacaataaatgttttgggaTTTTAAGGTTAACATACACACGTACGGTTAAATGTGCTCAAGATTGAgaatggttttattttctcacATCGTGGAAGTGCTTTAGCCTACCAAACAAGTACGTGGCGTCTTTATTTACACAAGAATATTGAGCATAATTTGGCGGAGTAACGGAAGAGGCGATGAGGAAAGGTTTGTGCAGTCGTGTATAAATACATGTTTGTTTCTGGCCATCTGCCATTCATCCCCTAATTGTAAAGTAATCGCTCCggatttttaaatgtgtgctCTTGATTGTTTTCCAGTTAACGTGGTCATCCTCGTGCTGCTTGCTGTGGCTTTCCTGATCATAATTCAGCGAAATCTCTTGAGCCTGAGTGACTTTTTACATAAAGAAATAACACGTAGGTGT
Encoded proteins:
- the stimate gene encoding store-operated calcium entry regulator STIMATE, with the protein product MADSGLHTQSKQGDVVSLSNTSSGPTSATETRGCENGALMDSFGIFLQGLLAVMAFSILMLKRFREPKHERRPWRIWFLDTSKQAIGMLFIHFANVYLSDLTEEDPCSLYLINFLLDASLGMLFIYAGVRAISAVVEWRQWESLRFGEYGEPIQCTAWLGQCILYILIMMFEKVLIMLVLLIPQWKKLALLNPIENPDLELAIVMLIVPFFVNALMFWVVDNFLMKKHRTKAKVEEREEDSRGNGKVRYRRALSHDDSESEILFSADDEMDESDEDDVRRLTGLKTVKKKKLRMGIPV